The proteins below come from a single Pieris brassicae chromosome 1, ilPieBrab1.1, whole genome shotgun sequence genomic window:
- the LOC123719931 gene encoding tolloid-like protein 1, translating to MTFDCVLRLSALVVMTIALCIEGREEPHQFTIDELLSNNYENKESNDLGLDPCKAGNFQGDIAIPDVDYYKPRNAPSSSKINKSLQEEVERLKKEVLLEGLQVEEEGLPDILRKRTKQPLQLSQEKPKKYNEASISSKVLPAGLDKSLLLKNGKLPPGENLDYLEPINSVNQTNHNIIVDNLTESESLEQDGVLVVNISNDNVLNLDELYTNIKLSNNSPKAEEVKNKIQSNSREITGDSNNNNNIKFKLPENATVAPAPTNGDLSSSVLDDRNQTINRADKTSYKLKPEINETNDLLKPTESLQTLIDDSSEHKRHRRRRHGNRRRLRNIQSIEEMDKNRSKLSEEDDQQRKKFFRHHKKFRNELEYRKFEIPVHEFEDKFDVKPPPKVPLKNDSEIFQHWFFRDSDIDLEEAESQFYNKTEDKIRHRSARAATNRKERIWENGVIPYEIDGNFSGAHKSLFKQAMRHWENFTCVKFVERESGHTDYIIFTERPCGCCSFVGKRGNGAQAISIGKNCDKFGIVVHELGHVVGFWHEHTRPDRDRHVQIIRDNIMTGQEYNFNKLTEEEVNSLGQTYDYDSIMHYARNTFSKGTYLDTILPLEVHGKKRPEIGQRVRLSASDIAQTNLLYKCAKCGKTFLGNSGWFNSPGWGTEILPATPERCEWRIVATHGERVVLNITEIDIHKTDGCRSEWVDVLDGYMPDAPVLGRICGSGKGPLLWSTGSRLTVVYQPGPRSKLNRGFRAYYEAVCGGDVDVNSSGHLESPNYPDDYQPNKLCVWRLTVPEEYQVALRFHSFEVENHDTCNYDKVKVRDGDSMDSPLIGMFCGHKIPPDIRSTSNKLLVIFESDSSVQKAGFSATFMKEFDECASIDHGCSHSCVNTLGGYECACDIGYELHSDGKKCENACGGVLYTPNGTITSPSFPDLYPPSKNCLWEIVAPPQHRITLNFTHFDLEGSNNMYHQECEYDSVTVHSRLGADVLRRHGAFCGSILPPPVTSDGSVLRVQFTSDTSVHHSGFAAAYYIDVDECSDNNGGCQHECHNTLGGYECACHSGFTLHPNKHDCKEGGCKHDITHPHGTIFSPNYPDSYPSRKDCVWQFSTTPGHRIKLIFNVFELEPHQECTYDHVTIYDGASADEKTLGRFCGSKLPHPVVASQNLMYVVFKSDASVQRKGFFATYSTACGGYLSATDSVKHLYSHARYGHDSYESHANCDWSIVAPVGQFVRLTFLTFELEPEANCGYDFVQILGGLEGSVGPYGNYCGTKMPPEIVSTTEALLVKFRTDDSIVFKGFSASYQAVKPDVWSGEDSSEGGEDDEEEDEQMPPLVVGRGLRGSTRYVRRPT from the exons GTAATTTTCAAGGAGATATCGCAATACCAGACGTCGATTACTACAAACCTAGAAACGCTCCGAGTTcctctaaaattaataaatcccTTCAAGAAGAAGTTGAAAGACTAAAAAAGGAAGTCTTGTTGGAGGGTCTTCAAGTAGAAGAAGAGGGATTGCCTGACATCCTAAGAAAAAGAACCAAACAACCATTACAGTTATCACAAGAAAAACCGAAAAAGTATAATGAagcttctatttcttctaaG gTTCTACCAGCAGGGCTGGATAAATCTCTTTTGCTAAAAAATGGGAAATTACCACCCGGTGAAAATTTGGATTACCTCGAACCTATCAACTCCGTAAATCAAactaatcataatattattgttgatAATTTGACAGAATCAGAAAGCCTAGAACAAGACGGCGTTTTAGTTGTAAACATTTCAAATGATAATGTGTTGAATCTTGACGAActctatacaaatattaagttGTCAAATAATTCACCTAAAGCAGAAgaagtcaaaaataaaattcaaagtaaCAGTCGCGAAATAACTGGagattcaaataataataacaatattaaattcaagtTACCTGAAAACGCAACAGTGGCACCTGCACCAACGAACGGAGATTTGTCATCTAGTGTTCTAGATGATAGGAATCAAACTATAAATAGGGCCGATAAAACGAGCTATAAACTAAAACCAGAGATAAATGAAACTAACGATTTACTAAAACCAACGGAAAGCCTACAAACGTTGATTGATGACTCCAGTGAACACAAGCGGCACAGAAGAAGGAGACATGGTAATAGAAGAAG ACTACGCAACATACAGTCGATTGAGGAAATGGATAAAAATAGATCGAAGTTGTCAGAAGAAGACGATCAACAGAGAAAGAAGTTTTTTCGGCATCATAAGAAATTTCGAAATGAACTGGAATACAGGAAATTTGAAATACCCGTGCATGAGTTCGAAGATAAGTTTGACGTTAAGCCACCACCAAAGGTGCCTTTAAAGAACGATTCAGAAATTTTCCAACACTGGTTTTTTCGTGACTCTGATATAGACTTAGAAGAAGCCGAAagtcaattttataataaaactgagGATAAAATAAGGCACCGTAGTGCTCGCGCGGCAACAAACAGAAAAGAGCGGATATGGGAAAACGGTGTGATTCCATATGAAATTGACGGGAACTTTAGTGGGGCTCATAAATCTCTATTCAAACAAGCTATGAGGCATTGGGAAAACTTTACTTGCGTCAAATTCGTCGAAAGAGAGTCCGGACACACGGACTACATTATTTTCACAGAGCGGCCCTGTGG GTGTTGTTCCTTTGTCGGAAAACGGGGTAACGGTGCTCAAGCGATATCCATTGGAAAGAATTGTGATAAGTTCGGTATCGTTGTACACGAGCTTGGTCACGTTGTCGGCTTCTGGCACGAGCACACTCGACCTGACAGAGACAGGCATGTCCAAATTATCAGGGATAATATAATGACAG GACAAgagtataatttcaataaactgACGGAGGAAGAAGTGAACTCATTGGGGCAGACTTATGACTATGACTCTATAATGCACTACGCGCGAAATACTTTTAGCAAG GGTACTTATTTAGACACGATATTACCGCTAGAAGTACATGGAAAGAAGAGACCGGAGATTGGGCAGAGAGTGAGATTGAGTGCTAGTGACATCGCCCAAactaatttactttataaatgtgcta AATGCGGGAAAACCTTCTTAGGAAATTCGGGATGGTTCAACTCGCCGGGTTGGGGGACAGAAATACTTCCAGCAACACCAGAGCGCTGCGAATGGCGTATTGTTGCAACGCATGGGGAAAGAGTCGTTCTTAATATAACTG AAATCGATATCCACAAAACAGATGGATGCCGTTCAGAATGGGTCGATGTGCTTGACGGGTATATGCCTGATGCGCCCGTATTGGGCCGGATTTGTGGCTCCGGGAAGGGACCGCTACTGTGGTCCACGGGATCAAGACTAACCGTCGTTTATCAACCTGGACCGCGATCTAAACTGAATCGTGGATTTAGAGCTTATTATgaag CGGTATGCGGAGGCGACGTAGACGTCAATAGCAGTGGTCATTTGGAGTCACCTAATTATCCTGATGACTATCAACCGAATAAGCTCTGTGTTTGGCGACTCACTGTTCCTGAg gAGTATCAAGTAGCTCTTCGTTTCCATTCGTTTGAGGTGGAGAACCACGACACATGTAACTACGACAAAGTGAAAGTGCGAGATGGTGACTCCATGGATAGTCCACTTATTGGCATGTTTTGTGGGCACAAAATACCGCCAGATATCAG GTCAACATCAAACAAACTTTTAGTAATTTTCGAATCAGACAGTTCGGTACAAAAAGCTGGTTTCTCTGCGACTTTTATGAAAGAGTTCGACGAGTGCGCTTCCATAGACCACGGCTGCAGCCATTCTTGTGTTAACACCCTCGGTGGGTATGAGTGCGCTTGTGATATTGGATATGAATTGCATTCGGATGGCAAGAAGTGTGAGA ACGCATGTGGTGGTGTACTATACACTCCAAATGGAACAATTACATCGCCATCATTTCCCGATCTATACCCTCCATCTAAGAATTGTTTGTGGGAGATCGTGGCACCTCCACAGCATCGGATAACACTAAATTTCACCCATTTCGACTTGGAAGGCAGCAATAATATGTATCACCAG GAATGTGAATATGACAGTGTAACAGTCCACTCGCGTTTGGGTGCCGATGTTTTACGGCGACATGGAGCATTTTGTGGCTCCATTTTACCTCCTCCTGTCACTTCAGATGGCTCTGTCCTAAGAGTTCAG TTTACATCAGACACATCAGTCCATCACTCAGGTTTCGCTGCAGCGTATTACATAGACGTAGACGAATGCTCGGACAATAATGGCGGATGTCAGCACGAGTGTCATAACACGCTGGGAGGTTATGAGTGCGCTTGTCATAGTGGCTTCACGTTACACCCCAATAAACACGATTGCAAAGAGGGCGGGTGTAAGCATGATATAACGCACCCACATGGGACTATTTTCAG TCCAAACTATCCCGACTCATATCCGTCCCGTAAAGACTGCGTGTGGCAATTTTCTACGACACCCGGACATCGTATCAAATTGATATTCAATGTATTTGAATTGGAGCCACATCAG GAATGCACGTACGACCATGTAACGATTTACGACGGTGCATCAGCTGATGAGAAGACGTTGGGTCGATTCTGTGGCAGCAAGTTGCCACACCCTGTAGTCGCTTCACAGAACCTCATGTATGTGGTATTTAAGTCTGATGCCTCCGTACAGAGGAAGGGTTTCTTCGCTACTTATTCCACTG CATGTGGCGGCTACCTAAGTGCAACTGACTcagttaaacatttatattctcACGCTCGATATGGTCACGATTCATATGAGTCCCATGCCAACTGCGATTGGAGTATTGTGGCACCTGTGGGCCAATTCGTTAGACTCACATTCCTCACATTCGAGTTGGAACCAGAGGCCAACTGCGGTTATGACTTTGTCCAAATCCTAGGAGGATTAGAAGGAAGCGTTGGGCCGTATGGAAATTATTGTGGAACTAAG ATGCCTCCAGAAATTGTATCAACAACCGAAGCATTACTTGTGAAATTCCGTACGGACGATTCCATCGTATTCAAAGGCTTTTCCGCGTCGTACCAAGCCGTGAAGCCAGATGTATGGAGTGGGGAGGACAGCTCCGAAGGTGGGGAAGATGATGAGGAAGAGGATGAACAGATGCCTCCCCTCGTGGTGGGGAGGGGCCTACGAGGGTCGACGAGATATGTCAGACGGCCTACGTGA
- the LOC123714087 gene encoding ubiquitin thioesterase OTU1, giving the protein MASLAIRVKSKNGQQLLKDLTSESTVGELKMYLSSVTNVSCERISVLLGYPPKPLDISNDEKKLSEIGLKSGETLIIEEKSVPATETSTQAINKKPVENGIAPHEPNDPCRPGILMKKVVPSDNSCLFTSIGFVLNGNVDTTVHTLMRQIIGMEVAGDQETYNEAMLGKPNAEYCAWIQQPSSWGGAIEVAILSRFYGIEMAVVDTLNAIINRFGEDKNYGQRVFLLFDGVHYDPLYLEQSDGGIQTVFPAEDMDIYKEAEQLAKEAKSSRQFTDLNKFTLKCMICQKLLTGQVEAQKHAKETMHTNFGEV; this is encoded by the exons atggcaTCCTTAGCTATTAGAGTGAAAAGTAAAAACGGTCAGCAGTTATTAAAAGACTTGACCTCTGAAAGTACTGTGGGTGAACTAAAAATGTATCTTTCTAGTGTAACGAATGTAAGTTGTGAGAGAATAAGCGTCTTATTAGGGTATCCACCCAAACCTTTAGATATTAGTAACGATGAGAAAAAATTAAGTGAGATTGGTTTAAAATCCGGCGAGACCTTGATAATTGAGGAGAAATCTGTGCCAGCTACTGAAACTTCGACtcaagcaataaataaaaaaccagtTGAAAATGGAATAGCGCCACATGAACCGAATGATCCTTGCAGACCCGGAATTCTTATGAAGAAAGTAGTTCCTTCAGATAACTCTTGCCTCTTCACTAGTATAG GATTTGTATTGAATGGAAATGTTGATACAACTGTACATACCCTCATGCGTCAGATAATAGGTATGGAAGTAGCTGGTGACCAAGAAACTTATAATGAGGCTATGCTTGGTAAACCTAATGCTGAATATTGTGCTTGGATCCAACAGCCAAGCTCCTGGGGGGGTGCTATTGAG gtAGCAATATTGTCTAGATTTTATGGCATAGAAATGGCAGTTGTAGACACCTTAAATGCAATTATCAATAGATTTGGAGAGGACAAGAATTATGGACAACGAGTGTTTCTACTGTTTGATGGTGTCCACTATGACCCATTGTATTTAGAACAATCAGAT GGTGGAATTCAAACTGTATTTCCAGCTGAAGATATGGATATCTACAAAGAAGCTGAACAACTAGCAAAAGAAGCCAAATCTTCGAGACAGTTTACAGACCTAAACAAATTCACTTTAAAGTGTATGATTTGTCAGAAGCTCCTAACTGGACAAGTCGAAGCACAGAAACATGCTAAGGAGACAATGCATACTAATTTTGGAGAAGTCTAG